In the genome of Sphingomonas naphthae, one region contains:
- a CDS encoding ammonium transporter → MKLSTKIATGIGAFGASALVASPAWAAAAAAAAPVPNKGDTAWMMVSTVLVLAMILPGLALFYGGLVRTKNMLSVMTQIGAAAAFAMLIWVIYGYTMAFGPDASDGLKPYISSFGKAFLAGITADSTAATFTDGVVIPEYVFVCFQMTFAAITVALVLGSVVERIKFSAVMVFALIWLTIVYFPVAHMVWAAGGLFFEMGALDFAGGTVVHINAGVSALVACIILGKRIGYPNELMAPHSLTLTMVGTGLLWVGWFGFNAGSALEANGSAGLAMINTFVATASAGLFWMLCEKVMGHKGSALGYCSGIIAGLVAVTPAAGNSGPFGAIVLGAVASIICFFAVTKIKPMLGYDDSLDAFGIHGVGGIVGAIGTGIVYAPSLGGPGGADFAIGPQLVTQVLAVGATIIWAAIGTTIAIFAAKALTGLRVSREVETDGLDIGEHGERAYNL, encoded by the coding sequence ATGAAGCTTTCTACCAAGATCGCGACAGGGATCGGGGCGTTCGGCGCCTCCGCCCTCGTCGCCTCGCCGGCCTGGGCGGCTGCCGCCGCCGCGGCCGCGCCCGTTCCGAACAAGGGCGATACCGCCTGGATGATGGTCTCGACCGTGCTGGTCCTGGCGATGATCCTGCCGGGCCTGGCCCTGTTCTACGGCGGCCTCGTCCGCACCAAGAACATGCTGTCGGTGATGACGCAGATCGGCGCCGCCGCCGCCTTCGCCATGCTGATCTGGGTGATCTACGGCTATACGATGGCGTTCGGCCCGGATGCGTCCGATGGCCTGAAGCCATACATCTCGAGCTTCGGCAAGGCGTTCCTCGCCGGCATCACCGCCGATTCCACCGCCGCCACCTTCACCGATGGCGTCGTCATCCCCGAATATGTGTTCGTCTGCTTCCAGATGACCTTCGCCGCGATCACCGTGGCGCTGGTGCTGGGTTCGGTCGTCGAGCGCATCAAATTCTCGGCGGTGATGGTCTTCGCGCTGATCTGGCTCACGATCGTCTATTTCCCCGTCGCGCACATGGTGTGGGCGGCCGGCGGCCTCTTCTTCGAAATGGGCGCGCTGGATTTCGCGGGCGGCACCGTGGTGCACATCAACGCCGGCGTCTCGGCGCTGGTGGCCTGCATCATCCTGGGCAAGCGCATCGGCTATCCGAACGAACTGATGGCGCCGCACTCGCTGACGCTCACGATGGTCGGCACCGGCCTGCTGTGGGTGGGCTGGTTCGGCTTCAACGCCGGCTCGGCGCTGGAAGCCAATGGCTCGGCCGGCCTCGCCATGATCAACACCTTCGTCGCGACCGCCTCGGCCGGCCTCTTCTGGATGCTGTGCGAGAAGGTCATGGGCCACAAGGGTTCGGCGCTGGGCTATTGCTCGGGCATCATCGCCGGTCTCGTCGCGGTGACGCCGGCGGCCGGCAATTCCGGTCCGTTCGGCGCGATCGTGCTGGGCGCCGTCGCCTCGATCATCTGCTTCTTCGCGGTCACCAAGATCAAGCCGATGCTCGGCTATGACGACTCGCTGGACGCCTTCGGCATCCACGGCGTCGGCGGCATCGTCGGCGCGATCGGCACCGGCATCGTCTACGCCCCGTCGCTGGGCGGGCCGGGCGGCGCCGATTTCGCGATCGGTCCGCAGCTGGTGACCCAGGTTCTGGCGGTCGGCGCCACGATCATCTGGGCCGCGATCGGCACGACCATCGCGATCTTCGCCGCCAAGGCCCTGACCGGCCTGCGTGTCAGCCGCGAAGTGGAGACCGACGGTCTCGACATCGGCGAGCACGGCGAGCGCGCCTACAACCTCTGA
- the tldD gene encoding metalloprotease TldD gives MSFTDPRRFLYRDSLDPDAALRLTADALKGCDDGELYLQYMASESFGFDDGRLKTADFNTQAGFGLRGVSGETTGFAHANELSEAAIRRAAETMTLLDPAKGAKAPPPRRTNAALYTGDDPLSAIPFARKVALCQEIDAAARARDPRVVQATVGLSGSWSVIEIVRPDGFTAFDVRPLVRLNVSLVVEQNGRRETGFFGLGGRYLYDRLFDPATWNRAIDEALAQGLVNLEAVAAPAGEFTVVCGPGWPGVLLHEAVGHGLEGDFNRKGSSAFSGRIGERVAAPGVTVVDDGSIADRRGSLTIDDEGTPTQSTTLIEDGILKGYIQDRLNARLMGVAPTGNGRRESFAHAPMPRMTNTFMHGGKDDPAEILSRVKKGIYAKSFGGGQVDITSGKFVFSCTEAYRIENGKLGAPIKGATLIGDGPTVLTKVTAIGNDLALDEGVGICGKGGQSVPAGVGQPTLMIDGLTVGGTAAA, from the coding sequence ATGAGCTTCACCGATCCCCGCCGCTTCCTCTACCGCGACAGCCTCGATCCCGATGCCGCGCTGCGCCTCACCGCCGATGCGCTGAAGGGCTGCGACGACGGGGAACTCTACCTCCAATATATGGCGTCGGAGAGCTTCGGGTTCGATGACGGGCGGCTGAAAACCGCCGATTTCAATACGCAGGCGGGCTTCGGCCTGCGCGGCGTTTCGGGCGAGACGACCGGTTTCGCCCATGCCAACGAACTCTCCGAAGCGGCCATCCGCCGCGCCGCCGAGACGATGACCCTGCTCGATCCGGCGAAGGGCGCCAAGGCCCCGCCGCCGCGCCGCACCAATGCCGCGCTCTACACCGGCGACGATCCCCTCTCGGCCATCCCCTTCGCCCGCAAGGTGGCGCTCTGCCAGGAGATCGACGCCGCCGCCCGCGCGCGCGATCCCCGCGTCGTGCAGGCGACCGTCGGCCTGTCCGGATCGTGGAGCGTGATCGAGATCGTCCGGCCCGACGGCTTCACCGCCTTCGACGTGCGCCCGCTCGTCCGCCTCAACGTCAGCCTCGTCGTCGAGCAGAACGGGCGGCGCGAGACCGGTTTCTTCGGATTGGGCGGCCGCTACCTCTACGATCGCCTGTTCGATCCCGCGACGTGGAATCGCGCGATCGACGAGGCGCTGGCGCAGGGTCTCGTCAACCTCGAGGCGGTCGCCGCGCCCGCCGGTGAATTCACCGTCGTCTGCGGCCCCGGCTGGCCCGGCGTGCTGCTGCACGAGGCGGTCGGCCACGGGCTGGAGGGCGATTTCAACCGCAAGGGCTCCTCGGCCTTCTCCGGCCGCATCGGCGAGCGGGTTGCCGCGCCCGGCGTGACCGTGGTGGACGACGGCTCCATCGCCGACCGGCGCGGATCGCTGACGATCGACGACGAGGGCACGCCGACCCAGTCCACCACGCTGATCGAGGACGGCATCCTCAAGGGCTATATCCAGGATCGCCTCAACGCGCGCCTGATGGGCGTCGCCCCCACCGGCAACGGCCGCCGCGAGAGCTTCGCCCACGCCCCCATGCCGCGCATGACCAACACCTTCATGCATGGCGGCAAGGACGATCCGGCCGAAATTCTTAGTCGCGTGAAGAAGGGCATCTACGCCAAGAGCTTCGGCGGCGGCCAGGTGGACATCACCAGCGGCAAGTTCGTCTTCTCCTGCACCGAGGCGTACCGGATCGAGAACGGCAAGCTCGGCGCCCCGATCAAGGGCGCCACCCTGATCGGTGACGGCCCGACCGTGCTGACCAAGGTGACCGCGATCGGCAACGATCTTGCGCTCGACGAGGGCGTCGGCATCTGCGGCAAGGGCGGGCAATCGGTGCCGGCGGGCGTCGGCCAGCCGACCCTGATGATCGACGGCCTGACGGTGGGTGGCACGGCGGCGGCGTAA
- a CDS encoding patatin-like phospholipase family protein: protein MTPITLALGGGAALGWAHIGVIRTLQDAYIPIGAVAGTSMGAIVGACLAAERLDHLEEIARTANRRTVLGFLDPALNRHGLIGGRRVVREMIDHIGPETLLENLSIPAAMVAADLMTGEEVRLTHGPLIPAVRASIAVPSLFTPVKVDGRWLIDGGMVANVPVAAARAIGGAATLVAVDLFADYAGHAAAAMPDGRPRNALKTGRAGFLMLMRAQGMLTVRLNPPDALITPAIGHISTGAFLSAEELIEAGRVAAQAALPMIRAAITAQKSGNPSSLLNH, encoded by the coding sequence ATGACCCCAATCACCCTCGCCCTCGGCGGCGGCGCGGCGCTCGGCTGGGCGCATATCGGGGTCATCCGCACCCTTCAGGACGCGTATATCCCGATCGGCGCGGTGGCCGGTACGTCGATGGGCGCGATCGTCGGCGCCTGCCTCGCCGCCGAACGGCTCGATCATCTCGAGGAAATCGCCCGCACCGCCAACCGCCGCACCGTGCTCGGCTTCCTCGATCCCGCGCTCAACCGCCATGGGCTGATCGGCGGGCGGCGGGTGGTGCGCGAGATGATCGACCATATCGGGCCGGAGACCCTGCTGGAGAACCTCTCGATCCCCGCCGCGATGGTCGCCGCCGATCTGATGACCGGGGAAGAGGTGCGGCTGACCCATGGCCCGCTGATCCCCGCCGTGCGCGCCTCGATCGCGGTGCCCTCGCTCTTCACGCCGGTGAAGGTGGACGGGCGCTGGCTGATCGACGGCGGCATGGTCGCCAACGTGCCCGTCGCCGCCGCGCGCGCGATCGGCGGGGCGGCGACGCTCGTGGCGGTCGATCTGTTCGCCGATTATGCCGGCCATGCCGCCGCCGCCATGCCCGATGGCCGGCCCCGCAACGCGCTCAAGACCGGGCGCGCCGGCTTCCTCATGCTGATGCGCGCGCAGGGAATGCTCACGGTGCGGTTAAATCCGCCGGACGCGCTGATCACGCCCGCGATCGGCCATATCTCGACCGGCGCCTTCCTCTCGGCCGAGGAACTGATCGAGGCCGGCCGCGTTGCCGCCCAGGCGGCACTGCCCATGATCCGTGCAGCTATCACTGCCCAAAAAAGCGGCAATCCGTCATCATTGCTTAATCACTGA
- a CDS encoding P-II family nitrogen regulator, translated as MKLVIAIIKPFKLDEVREALSALGVQGMTVTEVKGFGRQKGQTEIYRGAEYSTNMVPKIKVEVATSAELAPRVVEAIQQSANTGAIGDGKIFVVDLGQVVRIRTGETDETAL; from the coding sequence ATGAAACTCGTCATTGCCATCATCAAGCCCTTCAAGCTGGACGAGGTGCGTGAAGCCCTCTCCGCTCTGGGGGTTCAGGGCATGACCGTTACCGAGGTGAAGGGGTTCGGCCGCCAGAAGGGGCAGACCGAAATCTATCGCGGTGCGGAATACAGCACGAACATGGTGCCGAAGATCAAGGTGGAGGTGGCGACGTCCGCCGAACTCGCACCGCGCGTCGTCGAGGCGATCCAGCAGTCGGCGAACACCGGCGCGATCGGCGACGGCAAGATCTTCGTCGTGGATCTGGGCCAGGTGGTCCGCATCCGCACCGGCGAAACCGACGAAACGGCTCTCTGA
- the recQ gene encoding DNA helicase RecQ, producing the protein MRDPLDTLRSTFGYHSFRGRQPDVIGRVMAGEHTLAVMPTGAGKSLTYQIPALCREGTGLVISPLIALMHDQVRSAEAAGIRAATLTSADSDREETIRRFRSGELDLLYAAPERVNSDGFRRMLAAVPLSLIAIDEAHCVSEWGHDFRPDYRLLKGLLDAFPDVPRLALTATADSQTRGDILRQLGIPDEGLILAGFDRPNIRYSIAPRDGLPKQLAAFVAETPGAGIVYAQSRAETERLAASLGAGGRPTRAYHAGLDPAVRAANQKAFVASEDMVMVATIAFGMGIDKPDVRFVAHAGLPRSIEAYYQETGRAGRDGDPALALMFWGADDFARARRRIDTEMEEARRPGERQRLNALAALVETAECRRAILLRHFGEHPAERCGNCDNCLSPPATVDATVVAQKLLSAAFRTEMRYGVGHLADVLAGNDNEKVRTLGHHTLSVFGIADAGEQALVKPVARALLARDALRADEHGGLSFGPAARAILKGEATVPLVVPPKRERKARRERGATQEWPHDPLFEALRAVRRVLAKDQGVPPYVIFHDATLRDMAAAKPRTLAELGRLGGVGERKLAAYGQPFLEAIRSF; encoded by the coding sequence ATGCGCGATCCGCTCGATACCCTCCGCTCGACCTTCGGCTACCACAGCTTCCGGGGGCGCCAGCCCGACGTGATCGGGCGGGTGATGGCGGGCGAGCATACCTTGGCCGTGATGCCCACCGGCGCGGGCAAGTCGCTGACCTATCAGATTCCGGCGCTCTGCCGCGAGGGGACCGGGCTGGTGATCTCGCCGCTGATCGCGCTGATGCACGATCAGGTGCGATCGGCCGAGGCGGCGGGCATCCGCGCGGCGACGCTGACTTCTGCGGACAGCGATCGCGAAGAGACCATCCGCCGCTTCCGTAGCGGAGAACTGGACCTGCTCTATGCCGCGCCCGAACGGGTCAACAGCGACGGGTTCCGCCGGATGCTGGCGGCGGTGCCGCTGAGCCTGATCGCGATCGACGAGGCGCATTGCGTGTCCGAATGGGGGCATGATTTCCGGCCCGATTATCGCCTGCTCAAAGGGCTGCTCGACGCGTTTCCCGATGTCCCCCGGCTGGCGCTGACGGCGACGGCGGATTCGCAGACGCGCGGCGACATCCTGCGCCAGCTGGGTATTCCCGACGAGGGCTTGATCCTGGCGGGGTTCGATCGGCCCAATATCCGTTATTCGATCGCGCCGAGGGATGGCCTGCCGAAACAGCTCGCCGCCTTCGTGGCGGAGACGCCGGGCGCAGGCATCGTCTACGCGCAGAGCCGCGCCGAGACCGAGCGGCTGGCGGCGAGTCTCGGGGCCGGCGGCCGGCCGACGCGGGCCTATCATGCCGGGCTCGATCCCGCCGTGCGCGCCGCCAATCAGAAGGCATTCGTCGCGAGCGAGGATATGGTGATGGTGGCGACGATCGCCTTCGGCATGGGGATCGACAAGCCCGACGTGCGCTTCGTGGCCCATGCCGGCCTGCCGCGATCGATCGAGGCCTATTATCAGGAAACGGGGCGCGCGGGGCGCGATGGTGATCCGGCGCTGGCGCTGATGTTCTGGGGCGCCGACGATTTCGCCCGCGCGCGGCGGCGGATCGATACCGAGATGGAGGAGGCGCGGCGGCCGGGCGAGCGGCAGCGGCTCAACGCGCTGGCGGCGCTGGTCGAGACGGCGGAATGCCGCCGCGCGATCCTGCTGCGCCATTTCGGCGAGCATCCCGCCGAACGCTGCGGCAATTGCGACAATTGTCTGAGCCCGCCGGCAACGGTGGACGCGACCGTCGTGGCGCAGAAGCTGCTGTCGGCGGCCTTCCGCACCGAGATGCGCTATGGCGTGGGCCATCTCGCCGACGTGCTGGCGGGCAACGACAATGAGAAGGTGCGGACGCTCGGGCACCACACGCTCTCGGTGTTCGGCATCGCCGACGCGGGCGAGCAGGCGCTGGTGAAGCCGGTGGCGCGGGCGCTGCTGGCGCGCGATGCGCTGCGCGCGGACGAGCATGGTGGGCTGTCCTTCGGTCCAGCGGCGCGCGCGATCCTGAAGGGCGAGGCGACGGTGCCCCTGGTGGTGCCGCCCAAACGCGAGCGGAAGGCGCGGCGCGAGCGGGGGGCCACGCAGGAATGGCCGCACGATCCCTTGTTCGAGGCGCTGCGCGCGGTGCGACGGGTGCTGGCGAAGGATCAGGGCGTGCCGCCCTATGTGATCTTCCACGACGCCACCTTGCGCGACATGGCGGCGGCGAAACCGCGCACCCTGGCGGAACTGGGCCGGCTGGGGGGTGTGGGGGAACGCAAGCTGGCCGCGTATGGCCAGCCGTTTCTGGAAGCGATCCGGAGTTTTTGA
- a CDS encoding ABC transporter ATP-binding protein, whose amino-acid sequence MTQAAISIRSLSKTYAGGKRALDDVSFDVPRGQIFGLLGPNGAGKSTLINILAGMVTKTAGSVDIWGFDIDADRRNAKASIGIVPQEILFDPFFTPKETLDIYYGLYGVPKAKWRSMDLLRAVHLEDKADAYSRTLSGGMKRRLMVAKAMVHSPPVLVLDEPTAGVDVQLRQQLWEYVRELNDAGTTVVLTTHYLEEAEELCDRIAIINHGKLITNQPTRSLIAMAQEKAVEVTVDRDLETAPDAPCFEKIELKGPRTLVITYSKDKVNAGEVLAALQGAGLGLVDVSTREADLEDVFLNLTRGPLAG is encoded by the coding sequence ATGACACAGGCGGCCATTTCCATCCGATCGCTGTCCAAGACCTACGCCGGGGGCAAGCGCGCGCTCGACGATGTGAGCTTCGATGTGCCGCGTGGGCAGATCTTCGGGCTGCTCGGGCCGAACGGCGCGGGCAAGTCGACGCTCATCAACATCCTGGCGGGCATGGTCACCAAGACGGCGGGGTCGGTCGACATCTGGGGCTTCGACATCGATGCCGACCGGCGCAACGCCAAGGCGTCGATCGGGATCGTGCCGCAGGAAATCCTGTTCGACCCCTTCTTCACGCCGAAGGAGACGCTCGACATCTATTACGGCCTCTATGGCGTGCCCAAGGCGAAATGGCGGTCGATGGACCTGCTGCGCGCGGTGCATCTGGAGGACAAGGCCGACGCCTATAGCCGCACGCTTTCCGGCGGCATGAAGCGGCGGCTGATGGTGGCCAAGGCGATGGTCCATTCGCCCCCCGTGCTGGTGCTGGACGAGCCGACCGCCGGCGTGGACGTGCAATTGCGCCAGCAGCTGTGGGAATATGTCCGCGAACTGAACGACGCGGGCACGACGGTGGTGCTGACGACCCATTATCTGGAGGAAGCCGAGGAGCTGTGCGATCGCATCGCGATCATCAACCACGGCAAGCTCATCACCAACCAGCCGACCCGCAGCCTGATCGCGATGGCGCAGGAAAAGGCGGTGGAAGTGACCGTGGATCGCGATCTGGAGACGGCGCCCGACGCGCCCTGCTTCGAAAAGATCGAGCTGAAGGGGCCGCGCACCCTCGTCATCACTTACTCCAAGGACAAGGTGAACGCGGGCGAGGTGCTGGCGGCGTTGCAGGGCGCGGGGCTGGGGCTGGTGGACGTCTCGACCCGCGAGGCCGATCTGGAGGATGTGTTCCTGAACCTCACGCGGGGGCCGCTCGCGGGCTGA
- a CDS encoding TIGR01244 family sulfur transferase: protein MFRRLDDAISVYGQLLPADVAEAKAQGFTTLVNNRPDGEEAGQPEGGTIREAAEAAGLDYHAIPIGHGGFSEASVAAMAQVLGEAEGPVLAFCRSGTRSTLLWALARSTMGDSGADLAEKAAGAGYDLGPIRGHIG, encoded by the coding sequence ATGTTCCGCCGCCTCGATGACGCCATCTCGGTCTATGGCCAGCTGCTGCCGGCGGATGTCGCCGAGGCGAAGGCGCAGGGCTTCACCACGCTCGTGAACAACCGCCCCGATGGCGAGGAGGCCGGCCAGCCCGAAGGCGGCACGATCCGCGAGGCGGCCGAGGCGGCGGGGCTGGATTATCATGCCATCCCGATCGGCCATGGCGGCTTCTCCGAAGCGTCCGTTGCCGCGATGGCGCAGGTGCTGGGCGAGGCCGAGGGGCCGGTGCTGGCCTTCTGCCGATCGGGCACGCGATCGACCCTGCTGTGGGCACTGGCGCGCTCCACGATGGGCGACAGCGGCGCCGACCTGGCGGAGAAAGCGGCGGGGGCCGGCTACGATCTCGGGCCGATCCGCGGGCATATCGGCTAA
- a CDS encoding aspartyl protease family protein encodes MTSPERMIAIIAALLAQAATAAVVPPPTPTTPPPVETPVASPDTAEGLDPADLALVLQSVDLRMTTQVTVNGKGPYRFIVDTGATRSVISRRLAAELGLTASGKRRLVSTGGVREVEVVRIDELGLGKLIAGPVVAPLLDEANIGAAGMLGIDVLANRQVEMDLIADRMTIRKGASRPASTSGEEIVVVARRRYGELVLVDADIDGEPIYVVLDTGASGSLGNMALKNRLERRLRRQPVKTVMLLDVVGNVLEAQASQLPTIRLGGVTVVSAPAAFADVETFRQFGLIGRPAMLLGMDVLRSFRRVIVDFGTKKVRFQLR; translated from the coding sequence ATGACAAGCCCGGAGAGGATGATCGCGATCATCGCCGCACTGCTGGCGCAGGCGGCCACGGCGGCTGTCGTCCCCCCTCCAACCCCCACGACACCGCCACCCGTCGAAACGCCCGTCGCCTCGCCCGACACCGCCGAGGGGCTCGATCCGGCCGATCTGGCGCTGGTGCTGCAATCGGTCGATCTGCGGATGACGACGCAGGTCACGGTCAACGGCAAGGGGCCCTATCGCTTCATCGTCGATACCGGGGCGACGCGCAGCGTAATCTCGCGCCGGCTCGCGGCGGAGCTCGGTCTGACGGCATCGGGCAAGCGGCGGCTGGTCAGCACCGGTGGCGTGCGCGAGGTCGAGGTGGTGCGGATCGACGAACTGGGGCTGGGCAAGCTCATCGCCGGGCCGGTGGTGGCGCCCCTGCTGGACGAGGCGAATATCGGCGCGGCGGGGATGCTGGGCATCGACGTGCTGGCCAACCGCCAGGTCGAGATGGACCTGATCGCCGACCGGATGACCATCCGCAAGGGCGCCTCCCGCCCGGCCTCCACCTCGGGCGAGGAGATCGTCGTCGTCGCGCGGCGGCGCTATGGCGAGCTGGTGCTGGTCGATGCCGATATCGATGGCGAGCCGATCTATGTGGTGCTGGATACCGGCGCGTCCGGCTCGCTCGGCAATATGGCGTTGAAGAACCGGCTGGAGCGGCGGTTGCGGCGCCAGCCGGTCAAGACGGTGATGCTGCTCGACGTGGTCGGCAACGTGCTGGAGGCGCAGGCGTCGCAGCTCCCGACGATCCGGCTGGGCGGCGTGACCGTCGTCAGCGCGCCGGCGGCCTTCGCCGATGTCGAGACGTTCCGCCAGTTCGGGCTGATCGGGCGGCCGGCGATGTTGCTGGGAATGGACGTGCTGCGCTCCTTCCGTCGCGTCATCGTCGATTTCGGCACCAAGAAGGTTCGCTTTCAGCTCCGTTGA
- a CDS encoding ABCB family ABC transporter ATP-binding protein/permease, translating into MPPDTSVTSDRRAEPPMLPTMRRFLPYLWPADQPRLKARITGAMGFVLLSKLIQVYAVSYAMKAAVDAMSAGDRSAAWYVVAIVIGYAAARFSTTLFDNLRNAVFERVGQDATHRLAANVFRHLHGLSLRFHLERRTGAVTKVIERGTKSIDTMLYFLLFNIAPTILELVLVLGIFATRFGGWLVAATVAMVAAYIVFTRIVTDWRNALRAKMNDLDTGAVAHAVDSLLNFETVKYFGAEEREARRYDRAVRVYAAAAVKNETSLAWLNIGQALITGVMMAFGMALVAHGWGQGRFTPGDVVFVSTLLSQLFRPLDLLGMVYRTIRQGLIDMGAMFDLTDTPAEVTDAPGALPLRVEGGAVRFEAVRFAYDPERQILRGIDISVPAGRTLAVVGPSGAGKSTLARLLFRFYDVTGGRLLVDGQDIAGVTQASLRHAIGIVPQDTVLFNDTIGYNIGYGREGASQAEIQAAAQGAAIHDFILSLPDGYETRVGERGLKLSGGEKQRVAIARTLLKNPPILILDEATSALDSRTEAEIQATLSAVSERRTTIVIAHRLSTIVDADEIVVLDGGRVAERGSHAALLEADGLYAEMWNRQQTEREVLEEAAE; encoded by the coding sequence ATGCCTCCCGATACTTCCGTGACCAGCGACCGGCGTGCCGAGCCGCCGATGCTGCCCACGATGCGCCGCTTCCTGCCTTATCTGTGGCCGGCGGATCAGCCGAGGCTGAAGGCGCGCATCACCGGCGCGATGGGCTTCGTGCTGCTGTCCAAGCTGATCCAGGTCTATGCCGTCAGCTATGCGATGAAGGCGGCGGTGGACGCCATGTCGGCGGGCGATCGCTCGGCCGCCTGGTATGTCGTGGCGATCGTGATCGGCTATGCCGCCGCGCGCTTCTCGACGACGCTGTTCGACAATCTGCGCAACGCCGTGTTCGAGCGGGTCGGGCAGGATGCGACCCACCGGCTGGCGGCCAACGTCTTCCGCCACCTCCACGGCCTGTCGCTGCGCTTCCATCTCGAGCGGCGCACCGGCGCCGTCACCAAGGTGATCGAGCGCGGCACCAAGAGCATCGATACGATGCTCTATTTCCTCCTCTTCAACATCGCGCCGACCATCCTGGAACTGGTGCTGGTGCTGGGCATCTTCGCGACCCGCTTCGGCGGCTGGCTGGTCGCGGCGACGGTGGCGATGGTCGCGGCCTATATCGTCTTCACGCGGATCGTGACCGACTGGCGCAACGCGCTGCGGGCGAAGATGAACGATCTCGACACCGGCGCGGTCGCCCATGCGGTGGATTCGCTGCTCAATTTCGAGACGGTCAAATATTTCGGCGCGGAGGAGCGCGAGGCCAGACGCTACGATCGCGCGGTGCGGGTCTATGCGGCGGCGGCGGTGAAGAACGAGACGTCGCTGGCGTGGCTCAACATCGGCCAGGCGCTCATCACCGGCGTGATGATGGCGTTCGGCATGGCGCTGGTGGCGCATGGCTGGGGGCAGGGGCGCTTCACGCCGGGCGACGTGGTGTTCGTCTCGACCCTGCTGTCGCAGCTGTTCCGGCCGCTCGACCTGCTCGGCATGGTCTATCGCACGATCCGGCAGGGGCTGATCGACATGGGCGCGATGTTCGACCTGACCGACACCCCCGCCGAGGTGACCGACGCGCCCGGCGCCCTGCCGCTGCGGGTGGAGGGCGGCGCGGTCCGGTTCGAGGCGGTGCGCTTCGCCTATGATCCCGAGCGGCAGATTTTGCGCGGGATCGACATCAGCGTGCCGGCGGGCAGGACGCTGGCGGTGGTGGGGCCATCGGGCGCGGGCAAGTCCACGCTCGCGCGGTTGCTGTTCCGCTTCTACGACGTCACCGGCGGGCGCCTGCTGGTCGACGGGCAGGATATTGCCGGCGTCACGCAGGCCTCGCTGCGCCACGCGATCGGCATCGTCCCGCAGGATACGGTGCTGTTCAACGACACGATCGGCTACAATATCGGCTATGGCCGGGAGGGCGCGAGCCAGGCCGAGATTCAGGCCGCCGCGCAAGGCGCCGCGATCCACGATTTCATCCTGTCGCTGCCCGACGGTTATGAAACCCGCGTCGGCGAGCGGGGCCTGAAACTGTCCGGCGGCGAGAAGCAGCGGGTCGCGATCGCCCGCACCCTGCTCAAGAATCCGCCGATCCTGATCCTCGACGAAGCCACCAGCGCGCTCGACAGCCGCACCGAGGCGGAGATTCAGGCGACGCTCTCGGCCGTCTCCGAACGCCGCACCACCATCGTCATCGCCCACCGCCTCTCCACGATCGTCGACGCCGACGAGATCGTCGTGCTGGACGGCGGCCGGGTGGCCGAGCGTGGCAGCCACGCCGCGCTGCTGGAGGCGGACGGGTTGTATGCGGAAATGTGGAACCGCCAGCAGACCGAGCGCGAGGTGCTGGAGGAAGCGGCGGAGTAG
- a CDS encoding zinc-finger domain-containing protein yields the protein MSSTAPETIRTPKARVACDGASDIPGGAALGHPRVFLEIDEKGYVDCGYCDRRFVLEGGPADGGH from the coding sequence ATGAGCAGCACCGCCCCCGAGACGATCCGCACCCCCAAGGCCCGCGTCGCGTGCGACGGGGCCAGCGACATTCCCGGCGGCGCCGCCCTAGGCCACCCCCGCGTCTTCCTCGAGATCGACGAGAAGGGCTATGTCGACTGCGGCTATTGCGACCGCCGCTTCGTGCTGGAAGGCGGCCCGGCAGACGGCGGCCACTAA